The nucleotide sequence ACCAGCAGTGCATATGCATAATCTTCGAATCCAATGTAATGCAAAACATATCAAAGAAAACTCTATACAAGATCATCTATTCGTACATGACATTCCTTCACATAGTTATCCTAGTAACCCCGTTATTATCCGACTTGGGCTGAATAGCCAACTTTCCCGTTTTATCGATCACAGCCTCGAATCCACTCCGTTCCAATAACCCTCCATCATCCTTGACAACCTCCCTCGCCTCAAGCTCTTCCACCATCTTCTGGTTCTCTCGGTTCCCTTCTAACAGGAACTTGAGACACATGACGGCATGTTCCTTAATGTAGGGGTTATGCGCATCGAAGTTTGTGCATGAGAGAATCGTCTCGAGACCACCGTATCTCCGGATCTGGTCTTGCACTTCGGAGCACTTCCAAACGAGCGACGAGAGCACGAGCACGACCAGTTTCTTGAGATTCCGCCATTCAAACTCGGAGGGGTCCTCTGTGATCGGTGGTGACTCGGCTCCCGAGCCTGGCCCGGCATCTGCGGGGTCAGGGTCGCTGGGGTCGTAGGGTCGTTCGACGGCGACGGGGCCACCATTTGTACCTGGCTGCGGGCTATCTTTGGGAGGACTGGTGTGCCGTGGAGGGATCCCCATGGGCAGAGAGCTTAACTGGCCCTTGGGAATGCTAGCCTCGAGCTCCTTGATCAGGGTGACCAGGTCGTACACGATCTCCCACTTGACGAGCAGATTCTTCCAGTCATTGTTTTCGGTGAGGACAGCGAAGAACTCGAGGAACTGGTAGACTCCTTCGTAGACGCGTTCCATGTCCCACAGATTCAGCGGGAAGTCCTCTGGCAGTGCGCGTCCGGCGCGGATCTGGCCTTGGAGGTAGATCAGGGCGCAGGTCTCGGGGATGATGTTTCCGCGGAAGATGGTGAAGATGTAGCGCACGGTGAGGACGTCGACTCTGGAAAGGGGCGCGGGGTTCTTTGAGGGATTGGGCTGTGTTCCTGTCACGGATGCAGGAGAGTACTTGGATCGGAAGATGTGGGTCAAGATCTTGACCACCACGGCTTGCGCTGGGGAAATGATATCCTTTGGTTGCCCAAAGTCGGAATAAGCGTGAGACATCAAGCCGTTCTTAAGCACCGCATCCATGATTTGCACCATCATCTTGAAGTACAGCTCGTCGTCAGGAAGATCCCAGGCGGCAATGAAGATCAACAGTTCGCGAAGCAGGTTGCGGCCGGTCTCCTGGGTCAACAGTATGTGACATCGAAGTGCCTGCATATTCCTCGAGCCAACCCTCTCGCCTCCTTTGAGACCAAAGCTGTCGACAATGCCGGCCTGGACAATCATCGGAAGAGCTTCAATTTCCGCAGGTCCAAGCACAAGCGGAATATCAGTCAACAAACCCCGTTGTTGATCGCCTGGGCGGCCTCTGtagtcatcatcatcctcgtcatcttcttcctcttcctcctccatgCTTCCGTCCGCGACAGCCTCCAGACTACGCGAGTCGTCATCGGCAACTGTCCCACCATCGGGATGGTCATACTCTTGGCCACCATCGTCACCCATTTGCGACGTTTCTTGCAATCGTGCCATAAGCTCATCCTTGGCTTCTTGTAATGTCTCTGCGGCGGACTGTGCGGAACGCGGCATACCAGTATCTTCTTCGGCCACAACGGCATCCCCTGAAGCGACGGCACTGAACTCGGCAAGGTCAGGGAGATCGGCCCAGCAGATCCGAGGGAAGCCTGCAGTAGGACTGCGGTCGATGGTAAGAATAGACTTTTTGCGCGGCGGTTCATCCTCCGGAAGAGCTGGAGGAAGGTCCCTGGCCCTATCCTGAAGATCTGACCATCCGTCCACCTTCGCACCGAGTATGGCGGTAAGAACTGCCCG is from Aspergillus chevalieri M1 DNA, chromosome 8, nearly complete sequence and encodes:
- the CTR86 gene encoding Ataxin-10 homo-association domain-containing protein (COG:S;~EggNog:ENOG410PFKI;~InterPro:IPR016024,IPR011989,IPR019156;~PFAM:PF09759), producing MTDRAGPDAKPKCTPAELMLKVILTGTLSHYETRGMVDDKRLEHMLSAGKQILYKTHQESDVRHNLGLSPDIWQGFTDVLTKAIPVLEAQSFAWKSPPSVNYDHSSSNLIAFNYFSLVKDIERLNDLCTIARNLLATTKKAQNMAAEKGFDQRIIALVDTCVRVTARGFDGETNARNEERWQKVVNLYKRLLITCLQFLHNFIMHNEQRKMVLWLDLFGYHSTGDTNIIQPKEPLDQTISKPEGVAPIVKSGERIVNPPIRALYDQTAEDLLLETISNFPREPATIKEEAAMLLLANIKDHMEKLLGRDLTAIQEMGKDPEQVKEIRAVLTAILGAKVDGWSDLQDRARDLPPALPEDEPPRKKSILTIDRSPTAGFPRICWADLPDLAEFSAVASGDAVVAEEDTGMPRSAQSAAETLQEAKDELMARLQETSQMGDDGGQEYDHPDGGTVADDDSRSLEAVADGSMEEEEEEDDEDDDDYRGRPGDQQRGLLTDIPLVLGPAEIEALPMIVQAGIVDSFGLKGGERVGSRNMQALRCHILLTQETGRNLLRELLIFIAAWDLPDDELYFKMMVQIMDAVLKNGLMSHAYSDFGQPKDIISPAQAVVVKILTHIFRSKYSPASVTGTQPNPSKNPAPLSRVDVLTVRYIFTIFRGNIIPETCALIYLQGQIRAGRALPEDFPLNLWDMERVYEGVYQFLEFFAVLTENNDWKNLLVKWEIVYDLVTLIKELEASIPKGQLSSLPMGIPPRHTSPPKDSPQPGTNGGPVAVERPYDPSDPDPADAGPGSGAESPPITEDPSEFEWRNLKKLVVLVLSSLVWKCSEVQDQIRRYGGLETILSCTNFDAHNPYIKEHAVMCLKFLLEGNRENQKMVEELEAREVVKDDGGLLERSGFEAVIDKTGKLAIQPKSDNNGVTRITM